ACGAGGTATCTGTTAAAGGAGCAGATGCTAATAAGGTCGCTCGAGATTATCTGTTGAAAACAGGCTTAATCCAGAAATAAACAGAAATGTTGGTCCGTAGGACTGGCATTTTTTCGTCTCTTAAGTTCAAGAAGTAACAATTCATAAACACAAAAACCGAACTTTAAAATTAAAAATAGCATATAAATTTGACAAAACATAAACAAATAAGTAATCTATAAAATGAAAGGTAAGTTTTTACCTAAAGATACCTCTAATCATCAGAGGTCATAGGAAGATTATTTTGTATAGAGGACTTAGAGAAGAAGGTGAGAACTAACTTGTTTTTCTTAATCTATGTTAAAAGAGGAGAAACTTATGTTTAATGACATCCCTGTATTTGATTATGAAGATATTCAACTGATTCCTAACAAGTGCATTATTACTAGTCGTTCACAAGCAGATACAAGTGTGACACTCGGAAAATACCAGTTCAAGCTACCAGTTATCCCAGCAAATATGCAAACCATTATTGATGAAACAATTGCTGAGCAGTTGGCAAAAGAGGGTTATTTTTATATTATGCATCGTTTTGATGAAGATAGCCGCAAACCTTTTATCAAACGCATGCATGAACAAGGCTTGATTGCATCAATCTCTGTTGGGGTTAAAGCTTGTGAATATGAATTTGTGACCTCTTTGAAAGAGGATGCTCCTGAGTTTATCACCATTGATATTGCTCATGGTCATGCTAACAGTGTTATTGATATGATTAAGCATATCAAGACTGAATTACCAGAAACATTTGTCATTGCTGGAAATGTTGGTACGCCAGAAGCTGTACGAGAACTCGAAAATGCAGGTGCTGATGCTACTAAAGTAGGCATCGGTCCAGGCAAAGTATGTATCACTAAAGTTAAAACCGGTTTCGGTACAGGTGGTTGGCAGCTAGCAGCACTGCGCTGGTGCGCAAAGGCAGCTCGTAAACCTATCATTGCTGATGGTGGGATTCGCACACATGGTGATATTGCTAAATCCATCCGCTTTGGAGCTAGTATGGTCATGATTGGATCGCTTTTTGCAGGACATTTTGAAAGTCCTGGAAAAACGGTAGAAGTGGATGGTGAAACGTTTAAAGAATATTATGGCTCGGCGTCAGAATATCAAAAAGGCGAGCATAAAAATGTAGAAGGCAAAAAAATCTTATTGCCTACAAAAGGTCACTTATCAGATACCCTGACCGAAATGCAACAGGATTTGCAATCGTCCATTTCTTACGCGGGTGGTAAAGATTTAGACAGTTTGCGTCATGTTGATTATGTTATCGTCAAAAATTCTATTTGGAATGGTGATTCCATTTAAATGATATGGAGTTAGCTAGGACCAGTAAAGAATTTTTTAGCTTAATGCTGGAGATGCTTTTATCATATCTCTGTAGGTATTGAAAAAAATAAGAAACATGGTAAAATAGTAAATTATTATAATGAATTCAATAATGACATACTTATTTATGCTGTGAATTGGCGCAGCGTCTCTACAAGACACCTTAATGTCTAACAATAAGTAAGCTTTTAGGCTTGCTTGGTTTTTAACCTTGCAAAGTGAGAAACTCTTATAGTTTCTGGCTTTGCGGCAGGCTTTTTCTATTTGAATCAAAAGGAGATTTATGCAGTTACTTGAAGAACGCATCTTAACAGATGGCAATATTCTAGGAGAGAATATTCTAAAGGTAGATAATTTTTTAACTCATCAAGTTGATTACCGGTTGATGAAAGCAATTGGTAAAGTGTTTGCTCAAAAATATGCTGAGGCTGGCATTACAAAAGTGGTTACAATCGAAGCTTCAGGTATTGCACCAGCCGTATACGCTGCAGAAGCAATGGATGTTCCTATGATTTTTGCGAAAAAACATAAAAACATTACCATGACAGAAGGCATTTTGACAGCAGAAGTTTATTCTTTCACTAAACAAGTGACGAGCACGGTGTCTATCGCTGGTAAATTCCTATCTAAAGAAGACAAGGTTTTGATTATTGATGACTTTTTAGCTAATGGTCAGGCAGCCAAAGGCTTGATTGAGATTATTGGTCAAGCAGGGGCACAAGTCGTCGGCGTTGGTATTGTGATTGAGAAATCTTTCCAAGATGGTCGTCGATTGATTGAAGATATGGGCATTGAAGTGACCTCATTAGCCCGTATTAAAAACTTTGAAAATGGTAATCTAAACTTCTTGGAGGCTGACGCATAATGACACATTCAACAAAGCAGGAACATTCTCACTCGCAATCAGCTGTCCTTGGCTTACAGCATGTGCTTTCGATGTATGCCGGATCTATTTTAGTACCAATTATGATCGCAGGTGCTTTAGGTTATTCCGCTAGAGAGTTGACCTACCTGATTTCGACAGATATTTTCATGTGTGGTGTGGCTACTTTCTTACAGTTAAAGTTAACCAAGCATACGGGAGTGGGATTACCAGTTGTTTTAGGATGTGCTTTTCAATCAGTGGCACCTCTATCCATTATTGGAGCGCAACAAGGTTCAGGTGCCATGTTTGGAGCCCTCATTGCGTCAGGAATTTATGTCATTTTAGTGGCAGGTATTTTTTCTAAGATTGCTCGTTTCTTCCCACCAATTGTTACAGGATCGGTCATTACCGTTATTGGCTTAAGTCTCGTAGGTGTTGCTATGGGGAATATGGGAGATAACGTCAAAGAGCCTACGGCACAAAGCATGATGTTATCATTGTTGACGATTGTCATTATTCTTTTAGTCCAAAAATTTACCAAAGGTTTTGTGAAATCCATTTCCATTTTGATTGGGCTTGTAGCGGGAACTTTGGTTTCAGCTATGATGGGATTAGTAGATACAACTCCTGTTGTAGAGGCTTCTTGGATTCATGTGCCAACCCCATTTTATTTTGGCATGCCAACTTTTGAAATCACTTCTATTGTGATGATGTGTATCATCGCAACGGTTTCTATGGTTGAATCAACAGGTGTCTACTTAGCGCTTTCAGATTTGACTAATGATCAATTAGATGAAAAACGTTTGCGCAATGGTTATCGCTCAGAAGGGATCGCAGTCTTTCTCGGTGGGTTATTTAACACCTTCCCTTACACTGGTTTTTCTCAAAACGTTGGACTTGTCCAAATCTCAGGTATTAAAACCCGTCGTCCGATTTACTACGCAGCAGGTATCCTTGTGGTCATTGGCCTACTCCCTAAATTTGGAGCAATGGCACAAATGATTCCAAGCCCAGTTCTTGGTGGAGCCATGCTTGTTCTCTTTGGTATGGTTGCTCTTCAAGGAATGCAAATGCTTAATCGTGTTGATTTCCAAAAGAACGAGTATAATTTTATTATTGCTGCCGTTTCCATCTCAGCAGGTTTAGGCTTTAATGGCACTAATCTTTTTGCCAGCTTACCAGAGACAGCTCAAATGTTCTTAACGAATGGTATTGTGATTGCCACTTTGACATCTGTTGTCTTAAATTTAGTTTTAAATGGCAAAGACAAACAAGATGAATAATTAAAAAACGGCTAATTGAGCCGTTTTTTCTGTGATCAGTTTTGAGCAAACCGTTAACCCCTTTTAATGATAGTATGGTTGAAAATAGTGTCTCAAACCATTTGACATAAGGACATGGTGCTTTCTTGTTACTAGAAGACCTTCAATATTATCAAAGGTATTTAAAAGTGTGATAATCATTGAGCTATCAAGACCAAATAAACGGGTAGTCCATATGTCACAATAAAAAGAAGAAGGAGCCATGATCGTTAAGCTAAGCATATCTGTTTCTATAGGGTAGCCTGTCTGACGATCTAAGATATGATGATACTG
The genomic region above belongs to Streptococcus pyogenes and contains:
- the guaC gene encoding GMP reductase — translated: MFNDIPVFDYEDIQLIPNKCIITSRSQADTSVTLGKYQFKLPVIPANMQTIIDETIAEQLAKEGYFYIMHRFDEDSRKPFIKRMHEQGLIASISVGVKACEYEFVTSLKEDAPEFITIDIAHGHANSVIDMIKHIKTELPETFVIAGNVGTPEAVRELENAGADATKVGIGPGKVCITKVKTGFGTGGWQLAALRWCAKAARKPIIADGGIRTHGDIAKSIRFGASMVMIGSLFAGHFESPGKTVEVDGETFKEYYGSASEYQKGEHKNVEGKKILLPTKGHLSDTLTEMQQDLQSSISYAGGKDLDSLRHVDYVIVKNSIWNGDSI
- a CDS encoding xanthine phosphoribosyltransferase, whose product is MQLLEERILTDGNILGENILKVDNFLTHQVDYRLMKAIGKVFAQKYAEAGITKVVTIEASGIAPAVYAAEAMDVPMIFAKKHKNITMTEGILTAEVYSFTKQVTSTVSIAGKFLSKEDKVLIIDDFLANGQAAKGLIEIIGQAGAQVVGVGIVIEKSFQDGRRLIEDMGIEVTSLARIKNFENGNLNFLEADA
- a CDS encoding nucleobase:cation symporter-2 family protein; this translates as MTHSTKQEHSHSQSAVLGLQHVLSMYAGSILVPIMIAGALGYSARELTYLISTDIFMCGVATFLQLKLTKHTGVGLPVVLGCAFQSVAPLSIIGAQQGSGAMFGALIASGIYVILVAGIFSKIARFFPPIVTGSVITVIGLSLVGVAMGNMGDNVKEPTAQSMMLSLLTIVIILLVQKFTKGFVKSISILIGLVAGTLVSAMMGLVDTTPVVEASWIHVPTPFYFGMPTFEITSIVMMCIIATVSMVESTGVYLALSDLTNDQLDEKRLRNGYRSEGIAVFLGGLFNTFPYTGFSQNVGLVQISGIKTRRPIYYAAGILVVIGLLPKFGAMAQMIPSPVLGGAMLVLFGMVALQGMQMLNRVDFQKNEYNFIIAAVSISAGLGFNGTNLFASLPETAQMFLTNGIVIATLTSVVLNLVLNGKDKQDE